Proteins encoded by one window of Panicum virgatum strain AP13 chromosome 7N, P.virgatum_v5, whole genome shotgun sequence:
- the LOC120680503 gene encoding BTB/POZ and MATH domain-containing protein 1-like: MAELFGPWIENAAATGTCVRIDDMEPMVFRSLLHFIYTDTLPELKEGDDGGDKVAVAQGLLGAADRYGVERLKLICEDILCVHVDTRTAVTMLELADKHGCHRLMEACIKVLNDMLAKRQLQRVGRVVGGGGWLRGPTSN, from the coding sequence ATGgccgagctcttcggcccttGGATTGAGAACGCTGCCGCCACCGGCACGTGTGTGCGCATCGACGACATGGAGCCGATGGTGTTCAGGTCTTTGCTCCACTTCATCTACACCGACACACTCCCTGAGCTGAAGGAGGGTGACGACGGCGGGGACAAGGTCGCCGTCGCTCAGGGTCTGCTCGGGGCGGCGGATCGGTACGGCGTGGAGAGGCTCAAGTTGATCTGCGAGGATATCCTTTGCGTCCACGTCGACACGCGCACGGCTGTGACAATGCTGGAGCTGGCTGACAAGCATGGCTGCCATAGGCTCATGGAGGCGTGCATCAAGGTCCTCAACGACATGCTCGCCAAGCGGCAGCTCCAACGGGTCGGCAGAGTGGTTGGCGGGGGCGGATGGCTGCGGGGTCCGACATCAAATTAA